Proteins from one Emys orbicularis isolate rEmyOrb1 chromosome 2, rEmyOrb1.hap1, whole genome shotgun sequence genomic window:
- the LOC135875222 gene encoding lymphocyte antigen 6E-like — translation MPCPGAALDSAAAAWLRQDRSSSRSEPRAHSLLCFTCKDASSNWGCLAPTICRSGENNCVTEYSILETGGHSGQSISKRCSVDCPGSVSCCRFSFCNFSSASTVKVSYSALAMVILASFVYIRAGL, via the exons ATGCcgtgtccaggagcggccctggacagcgctgcagcggcgtggctccggCAGgaccggagctcctcccgctcagagccacgtg CTCACTCACTGCTGTGCTTCACCTGTAAGGATGCATCCTCCAACTGGGGTTGTCTGGCACCAACTATATGTCGAAGTGGTGAAAACAACTGTGTGACAGAATATAGTATTTTAGAAACTG GTGGACATTCCGGACAGAGCATCTCCAAGCGGTGTTCTGTAGATTGCCCCGGCAGTGTTTCCTGCTGCCGTTTTTCCTTCTGCAACTTCAGCAGTGCCAGCACCGTGAAAGTCAGCTACTCGGCGCTGGCCATGGTGATCTTGGCCAGCTTCGTCTATATCAGGGCCGGACTGTGA